The Paenibacillus sp. G2S3 region ACTTTGGTCATACCATAACAAATAAGGGAGATGGAAAAGAATGAAGTTGAAGAAAATTGTTGCAACAGCAATAGTCACAGTACTACTGGTTCCGTCCATGGCGATGGCAGCGAATAATGGGGCAGTGAATCCAAATGTTAAAACACCAGCCTCGGATCTGAGAGCGACTCTTAGTCAGCTCCTCTCGACTCATTTTGAATACCAGGCGCTGACTACGTTAAAAGAATATCAAGGGACAATGGATGCAGAAACAGCAAAGGATATGCTGGAAAAGAATGCGGATGAAATGAAGGCAGCTGTGAAATCGATCTACGGTCAAGCGGGTGCCGATCAATTCGCGGAAATCTTTTCTTCTCAGTATAATGACAGTGCCAATTTGGGCACAGCTGTGAAGAATGGGAATGCAACACAAGAAGCAGAAGTGAAAAAGGATTTGTTACAGGAGTTTCCGACTGAGCTTGGTAATTTTCTAGGTACGGCAACTGCTGGTAATCTGCCTGCGGCTACGGCAACACAAGTGTTGAGCGCTCATGAGAAGGACGTTCAAGATTTCTTCTACAGCTACATTAAAGGGGACTACGATGCCGCATACGAACATTTCACTGTTGGATTCAAACGGATGTCCGATATTGGCTCGGCACTTGCCGGAGCCATCGTTAAGCAATTTCCAGATAAGTTCGACAATACAGTTGTAGTAACGCCCGCAAATGATTTAAGAGCGACGCTCGATCAACTGTTAGCCATTCATTTCTTCTATCAATCCATGACCACACTTGAGCAGTATAAAGGTGCGCCAGATGCGGAGACCGTTAGAGAACAGCTCGAAAAAAATGCGAATGAAATGAGCGCTGCTGTTAAATCATTATACGGTCAAGCGGGTGCCGATCAATTCGCACAAATCTTCTCATCGCAATACAGCAACAGCGCTGACTTGGGCATAGCCGTGAAAAACAACGACATGACCCAGGAAGGAAAAGTGAAAATGCAGCTTCTGCAAGACTTCCCAACTGCGCTTGGTAATTTCCTTGGTACGGCAACGGGTGGTAAACTACCTGCTGCGACTGCAACGCAAGTACTGCAAGCGCATGAACAAGATGTGCAGGACTATTTCTACAATTACATTAAAGGCGCCTATGAGAAAGCCTATAATGTTTTCGCTGCTGGGGATAAAAGAATGTATGTGATCGGCACAGCACTGGCTGATGCCATCGTTCAACAAATGCCAGAAAAGTTCACTACCCAGGTAACTCCATCACAACCAGCTTCATCTAACAACATGACAACAATCTGGATGAAGGTCGGAAGCAAGCAGCTGATCATCAATGATAAGACCACACAAATGGATACAACTCCTTTCCTGTGGAACAACTGGACGTTTATCCCTCTTCGTTATCTGAGTGAAGGAATCGGAGCGCAAGTTGGTTGGGATGCAAGTACTGATACGATCACGGTCAAAGCAGGGGATGATACGTTGACTTTCTGGGTCGGCAAAGATTATATGATGGTTAACAATGTGAAAAAAGAAATTGGTACACCAGTGATTATAAAAGATGGCCGCACCGCCGTTCCACTACGTTTTATTACTGAACTGCTTGGCTGGCATGTTGATTTCCAAAAAGCAGATGGGTCGATTACGCTGACTAAGGCAATGAAGTAAGAGGCGGTCAAAGATGTAAGAGCCCCAAATCCAAAGTAACAGGCAGTGATTCTCCATAACTGGGGTGTCGCTGCCTGTTAATCTTATTATTTTTTAAAGTACGCTCTATTGACACCTCTATACTTGGAAGCTATACTCTGAACATAACGTTAACGTCATGTTTTTGTGAGGTGATGAATATAAATAATCGCATGAGAATCGGAGAGCTAACCAAACGAGCCGGGGTAACTCCGCGTACGATTCGATACTATGAGAGTATAGGGCTTATGCCGCCTGGTGAACGTGAAGGCAATGGACAACACTATTACAGTGAAGAGACGCTTGAACGCTTACGAAAAATTGATCAGTTAAAAAAGTTAGGGCTCAGCTTGGAAGAAATACGTGGTGTAGTTGACCTTTATTTTATTGACCCTAGTGGTGTACAAACCAAACAGAAAGTACTCACAATTTTACGCCAGCATCTGACTGAGACGGATCAGAAAATGAGTGAACTACAGTTATTTCGAAATGAATTACAGACTCAAATAGAATACTTTGAACGCTGGTTTTCTGAAAGAGAAGAGAGCTAGCTCTTTTTTTACCCTAAACATGACGTTAACGTTATATTAGGGGGGACAACAAATAGAAATCGGAGGAATTAACAATGGAAAATCAAACAAACGGGATGGGATTATCCAGACTTGGGCTCGGCTGCGGTCGGATGTCAAATGCTACCGGAGACGCTGACCGAAAAGAAAGCATAGCAACGATCCACGCCGCACTTGATGCAGGAATCTCATTTATTAACACAGCCGATTTCTATAGCTCTGGTCACAACGAAATGCTGATTGGTGAAGCACTCAAAGGTTACAGAAGAGAGCAGGCTTATATATCTGTAAAGTTTGGAGGGTTATTAGCACCTAATGGTTCAATGTATGGATTAGATGTCAGACCGCTAACGGTAAAAAACTATCTTACTTATACATTAAAGAGATTGAATCTAGACTATATAGATCTTTATCAGCCGGCAAGAATTGATCTAAGCATCCCCGTTGAAGAAACTATAGGAGCGATTTCCGATATGGTTAAGGCAGGGTATGTCAGACATATAGGGCTTACACAAGTTGGAGCGGAGACTTTAAGAAAAGCTCAGGCAATACATCCGATTGCTATGGTAGAATCCGAATATTCTCTTTTCAATCGAAAAATTGAACAAGATATTCTACCGACAGCTAGAGAGTTAGGAATCGGCGTTGTAGCGTTTGGGACTTTGGCTCATGGGCTGCTTGGTGGCAACTGGTCAAAAAATAAAGTGGATGTGAACAACACCAGAATTCCGTTATATTTCAAAGAAAACATAGATAGCAATCTATCGCTTGTTGAAGCATTAAGTGAAATAGCTATAGAAAAACAAGTTACTGTATCACAGCTTGCTTTGGCTTGGATGTTATCTAAAGGAGAAGATATCATGCCTCAGATTGGGGCTAGACGGGTAAATCAGCTTCAAGAATCCATGAAATCGCTGGAGGTTAAGCTGAGTGATCATGATATTAAAAGAATTGAAGAGGCTATCCCAGAACATGCGATTGCTGGGGGAAGCTTTCCTGAGATCCATTTTAAAAATGGAGTCATCCCCCGCTAGTAATTTTAATGGAGGTGATCTAAACAACATACGGCAAACGGCAATTAATTAGATATTTTTTGTGCGTGAAATTGCTATCGGACACAGCTGACCTTAAAAGGAACTTTATCCCGCATTTCTAACTTCAACGGACCCCATCGCCGCTATTGGCCTGAAAAACACCAATTATGATCCTCTTTTTTAGGTATAGCTGCACTGTTGTCCGTAAACAAACGTAAAAGGCTAAAAACAAGCAAATAGCGTCAACTCGGTCCGAAAAGCTCAGAGGATGATCATGACTGGGCGATTTAGCAGTAGGTGTAATTGATTATAAACAGCCAAACATCGGTCCAAAATGCAGAGCAGCTATTCTCCGATAACGGAGGATCGTTGCTCTGCTGTTTTACGAAGCGTGTTGATTCCTACCTAGAAGGAATTTCTGAATTTCCTTCTAATTCTTTATAGATAGAAAAAGGAGGCGACTTATTTGAAAAGAAGACATGAAGTTTTGTTTGAACAGCTGAATACATACCGGAGTGAGTTACTGGAAATGGTGGCTGAGGTATCTGAGACAGAGGCTGATATTATCCCTCAAGGTTTTAATAATAACATCCGATGGAATTTAGGTCATATCTATGTAGATCAATATTTATGGATACAAGCACTGACCAAAGAAGATATCCCATTTCCAATGGGATTCAATGAATGGTTCGGTTACGGTACAAGTCCTTACCGATTCACGGATGAGACGCCGACATTCTCTGAGCTAATTCCGATTTTACAGCTACAGCCACAGGTCATTCAGGAGTTGTATCAAGATCGCCTGGAGGAAGAGTTCACCCCGACTGAAATGGGGATGCATACTATTGAGCAGATGTTGATAAGAACGATTTTTCATGAAGGGCTACATATGGGTGCGATTCAAGCATTGATGAGACAGTTACGAAAAGAAGTAGGAGAAAGTTTGACATATTAATCGTTATAATACTTTCCCGTACTTCTTTCTGTAATGACTTAATGTGAGTAAAGGCCAGATATACCGATAACTGTGATAATTAGAATAGAAATTCCCAGGGAGACCAGCGCCTGTCGGATAGGAGCTCTTCCAATCGATTTCGTTCATAGATGATATTAGTCTTTGAATTCCTCGATCTACCGCAGGTGTAGGTTCTGCTTGAACAGCGATGAGTGCATCAAGCGCCCATGCCGTTTGGGAAGGCGTACTTTCACCTAATGGCACATACTTCAAAAGACGATCACTATGACAAGATTCCCCCCAACCCCCATCTGAGTTCTGTATGCTTAGGAGCCAATTCGTTCCTTTTTGCAATGTATCATGATCTGTTGGCATACCAACTGCTTGTAAACCTGTTATTGCAGCCCATGTCCCATAGATATAACAAACGCCCCATCTTCCGTACCAAGAGCCATCGTGCTCCTGATGCTGAATCAGCCATTTCACACCTCGCTCGATGAATTCATTCCGCGTATCAAGTCCGGCAAAGTTTCCGAGATACTCCAAAGTTCGCCCGGTAAGATCTGCCTCCGAGGGATCAATAGCAGCAGATTTAGCGCCATCGATTGCGAGCCAAGTAAGCGTTTCTTTATTGGTGTTTTTTTCAAAAGCTGGCCAGCCACCGTCTTTATTCTGCATCGATAAAACCCAGTTCAGTCCACGATTCCATGACTCTAGAAAGGATGGCTGAGTCTTCGATAAACTTCGTATGGCTCGTAAAGCAGCGGTCGTGTCATCCACATCCGGATTTATTGTATTAGATTC contains the following coding sequences:
- a CDS encoding copper amine oxidase N-terminal domain-containing protein encodes the protein MKLKKIVATAIVTVLLVPSMAMAANNGAVNPNVKTPASDLRATLSQLLSTHFEYQALTTLKEYQGTMDAETAKDMLEKNADEMKAAVKSIYGQAGADQFAEIFSSQYNDSANLGTAVKNGNATQEAEVKKDLLQEFPTELGNFLGTATAGNLPAATATQVLSAHEKDVQDFFYSYIKGDYDAAYEHFTVGFKRMSDIGSALAGAIVKQFPDKFDNTVVVTPANDLRATLDQLLAIHFFYQSMTTLEQYKGAPDAETVREQLEKNANEMSAAVKSLYGQAGADQFAQIFSSQYSNSADLGIAVKNNDMTQEGKVKMQLLQDFPTALGNFLGTATGGKLPAATATQVLQAHEQDVQDYFYNYIKGAYEKAYNVFAAGDKRMYVIGTALADAIVQQMPEKFTTQVTPSQPASSNNMTTIWMKVGSKQLIINDKTTQMDTTPFLWNNWTFIPLRYLSEGIGAQVGWDASTDTITVKAGDDTLTFWVGKDYMMVNNVKKEIGTPVIIKDGRTAVPLRFITELLGWHVDFQKADGSITLTKAMK
- a CDS encoding aldo/keto reductase translates to MENQTNGMGLSRLGLGCGRMSNATGDADRKESIATIHAALDAGISFINTADFYSSGHNEMLIGEALKGYRREQAYISVKFGGLLAPNGSMYGLDVRPLTVKNYLTYTLKRLNLDYIDLYQPARIDLSIPVEETIGAISDMVKAGYVRHIGLTQVGAETLRKAQAIHPIAMVESEYSLFNRKIEQDILPTARELGIGVVAFGTLAHGLLGGNWSKNKVDVNNTRIPLYFKENIDSNLSLVEALSEIAIEKQVTVSQLALAWMLSKGEDIMPQIGARRVNQLQESMKSLEVKLSDHDIKRIEEAIPEHAIAGGSFPEIHFKNGVIPR
- a CDS encoding MerR family transcriptional regulator; protein product: MRIGELTKRAGVTPRTIRYYESIGLMPPGEREGNGQHYYSEETLERLRKIDQLKKLGLSLEEIRGVVDLYFIDPSGVQTKQKVLTILRQHLTETDQKMSELQLFRNELQTQIEYFERWFSEREES
- a CDS encoding DinB family protein, which produces MKRRHEVLFEQLNTYRSELLEMVAEVSETEADIIPQGFNNNIRWNLGHIYVDQYLWIQALTKEDIPFPMGFNEWFGYGTSPYRFTDETPTFSELIPILQLQPQVIQELYQDRLEEEFTPTEMGMHTIEQMLIRTIFHEGLHMGAIQALMRQLRKEVGESLTY